Genomic DNA from Flavobacterium sp. N502540:
AAATTTGACACACCCTCACTAATTTCTACATCGGTTACAAAATGAACCTTCTTATCTGATTCTAAATATCTTACATCGGGTTTCTGCTGTGGTTTTTCTATAAAATCATTAACAATTTTATATCCTAGTTTTGAAAAACTCGGTGCATGACCTGAAAGAGGAAAGTTAACCAAGAACCCATTTTTAAATTTATTTACAGTCAATTTTCCGTATGCTGGAGGGGTAATTGGATCAAATTCTCCCGAAAACACTAAAACCGGCACTTTTAAAGTGGCTAGCCTTGAAAGGTCATTTATTTGAGCAGGGATACTTACATTATCTATATTCCATTTATCACATACAAGAAAATCAGATTTATAGAAAGACAATCCCCCTCTTAATTTATCATACTGAAAAGCATCTTTATTAAATTTTTCAATAGAATTAAAAGGAAAAGCTTCATTGCAGGTTACACAATAAAAGGCACCATAATCTAAGCTTAAAGCACCGGAAAATGCAGCTACAAGTGAGCTTAAAGCCATCTTATCTTCCTTATTGAATTGTTTAATTAATAAAGGAATCACCTCTATTAATTTCTTTTGATACAATGATTGCTGTATACATACTTTAAAATCTTCTACATTATAGGTAAATGATCCACTTGCAATAATTTTTTTATCGACTTTAACCGTAATTGGTCTTTTACTTATCTTCTCTATCGTTTTATAATAGGTACTTTCCAAATTAGGAAACTCTTTGTTACAATCAGGATTGTTCTTGCATTCTGCAAAAACCTTTTCTAGACTACTCATGAATTTAGAAGTACTAGTATTATAATATGAATTTGCAATATCGGGAATAGACGAATCTAATATGATAGATTTAATATCTCCCGGAAAGTCGTTACTGTATACCTGAGCAATGTATGTTCCGTATGAAGTTCCGTAAATATTCCAGTTTTTATACTTTAATGCTTCTTTTAAAGCATGAAAATCTTTTGCAATTGATTTACTATTATAGGCCCCCAGATCAATTTTTCTACTTATTAAATCCTCTTTACAATCGATAGCAGCTGCTACTTTTTGCTGTTCATCTTCTACACTACTCTGATTTTTTGATAATATTTCTAAAAATACTTTCCCTAAATCCGGACAAAACTTTGGCAGAGAATTCCCGGTACCTCTTACGTCTACTAAAATAATATCATTTTTTTCTCTCAGAGGATGGCTCAACCAACTCCAGATTCCTTCAATTCCTCCAGCTCCCGGACCTCCTTCTATATACAAAACTGAATTTGAATCGTTATTTTTTGAAATACTCTTTAAAACTGCAATTGCAATTTTAATTTGTTTCCTATTTGGCTTATCCCAATTTTCAGGAACATTAAGATAAAACCAATCTATATTTTCTTTTTTTATACTTTCATCTTCGGGAAAAAAGGAAGATGTTTTCTCTAATCTAACGCTATTACTCTGAGAAAATAATTGGGTTGTACATAAACATAATACCAATAGTACAATAAGCTTTTTCATTTTATTTTTGATTAAATTGTTAGGGGGTCTATTCTTTTATGTGTCAAACAAATATCTGTACTATCATTTAGCAGAGAAATGTAACACTTGTACTTTTCATCAATTTTTATTTCTTTCAAATAAAAACTTTCATTATCAATTTTAGCTACATTATCAAAAATTTCAAATGACTTTAATGGGATTGCCAGTCCCATGCCATGCGCTTTAACTACCGCTTCTTTTTGGGTCCAAAAATCAAAAAACGCATCTTGAATATTGTTCGCAATAGTAATCTTAGACCATTCTTCTTCTGTTAACTCTGACTTAAATTCATCAATAGGAATGTTAGATATTAATTCAAGATCAATACCTATTTCAGATTCATCAGATAATGCACAGATGACCATTTCACCAGAGTGTGATATATTAAATTTAATCGAGGTATCGCTAAAATAAGGTTTGTTGTATTTTGAATACTTAATATCCTTATCCGTATAATCCCGATCGTATAGTTCTTTAACACTTTGGAATAACAAAATACGTCCTAATAAGGAAACTTGAGCATCCTGCCATCTTCTGTATCTTCTGATTCTTGCCTGGTAAACAGATGAAAATTTTGGTAAGTAAACCTCCAGTAAACTTTTGTGGAAGTCCTCGCTAATATTGGTATAAAAAATGTTTATCAAAACGATTAACGGTCTTAAAAATTAAAGTCAAAATTGTAAAGGTCCTTTTTATCAAGTTCCAGTTCAATATTCATTAATTCTACGCATTGAGATGGATTCTCTATTATTTCCTGTAGAATCAAATTGTATTTCGCGACGATGGCATTTATGGATTCCCTGTCAAATAAATTACGATCAAAATCCACATTTCCTTTTACTATTTTACCACTTCCATAAAAGTTAAAAACAACAGGCATTCTGCTATAACTTCCCTCTACAGGATATCTGGTTAATTTTAAATCATCAATATTCTCAAAATTAAACTCCGGGTTTTGATAGACCAGCATAACATCAAAAACTGATTTACCAATTTCTTCAAATGGAACATCACTATAGTCCTCTATCTCAAATAAATCACGCTGTACATTTTTTACTATTTCAAGAAATGTTTTGTTTTTTTCAATCGGAGTCCTTAGAACAATTGTTTTAGCAAACATCCCAATTTGATCGTTTATCTCAGCTCTATTTCTTCCAGAATTTACTGTTCCAACACAAATATCAGTCTGATTAGATTCTTTAAAAATCAAAATTTTTAAAACGGCTATTAAAACGGTATAAAGTGTTACCTTTTTATCTATCACTAATTTTTTTAAATCATTTGTCACATCTTCTGTTAATTCAAAAAAATATTCTTCTCCATTTCTATTATCATTCTCCAAATTAAAGTCTCTTTCAAACGAATTTTTGAAATGAAAATTTCTAAGATATTTTTCCCAAAAGAGCTTATTTTTAAAGGAATTATCTTTTAAATATCCATTAAACCATTCCGAATAATCTTTAAATTGAAAGGCCGTTTCGGTACTACTCTTTAAGTTAGTATTGTTCTTTTCTCCCAGATTACTTATGATTTTTTTTATAAATAATTCCAGAGACAATCCGTCCATTATAATGTGATGTGTACAAAACAATAACAAATACTCGTTGTTTTTTCTTTCGAGTATTTTTAACTTTATCAGTAGGTCATTTTGCAAATTAAATTCTGTGTTTCTAAATTTATTTACCTCATCTTTAACCTCTAATCCTTCAATATTCTTTGTCTGAATAGAAAAATTCACCTCCGAAAAAGCATTAATTTTTTGATATATCCCTTCCCCTGACTCTACAAAATTTGTCCGTAAAATTTCATTCTCTTTTATAATTTCATTTACAGCTTTTTCAATTTTTTCCAATTCAAAATTCCCTTCAATTGAAAAAGCAGCAAACATATTATACGCAATTGAAATACTTGCTTTCTGAGAAGCTAACCAGATATTACGCTGAGAAGGTGTTACCTCATAAAACTCTTTATATTCTGACTTTACTAATTCAACTGAATAAACCGGATCAAGCTTTTCTAAATATTCGGCCAGTGTTTCTATTGTTGGATAATCAAATATCGTTTTAAAAGAAACTGAAAAAGATAACTCTTTAGCAATTAGCCCGATCAAACGTACCGAGTTTAATGAATGTCCTCCAATTGCAAAGAAATTAACGTCTTTACTTATTGGTTTATTAATCTCTAACACTTCCTGCCAATATTTTAATAGTTTTTTCTCTAATTCGGAATTTGGAGCCTGAAACTCATTATCTTCTGTACCGGAATAAACTTCCATCTCTAAAAGAGCTTTTCTATCAATCTTATTGTTTGGGGTGAGTGGAAATTGTTCCATCGGAATTATTAAACCCGGAATCATATAATAGGGCAAAACCAATTTTAATTCACTGATAATTTTTTCGATATTAATTTCGGCACTACTTTTTATAATATAAGCTACTAAAATAGCATCCTGCTGGGTACCTTTTTTTGCGATTACCACAGAATCCTTTATTCCCGAAATTAGATTTAATTTTGATTCAATTTCTCCAGCTTCAATTCTATATCCTCTAATTTTAATCTGATTGTCCTTTCTTCCCAAAAATTCAATCTCTCCCTTTATATTCCATTTCCCCAAATCTCCTGTTTCATACAACAAAGTATTAGCTTCAAATGGGTTTTCAATAAATTTTTCTCTCGTTAAAACTTCATTTCTGTAATAGCCTTTTGCCAATCCATCTCCTGCTATATAAATAGAACCAATTACACCTACTGGCTGCAGATTAAAAAAATCATCCAAAATATAAAATTGAGTATTATTGATAGGTGTACCAATAGTAGAGGCCTGGCTTGGATATTGGAGTTTTTTCATACTTGACCAAATCGTCGTTTCTGTTGGTCCGTACATGTTCCAGACTTCAAAAGTACCGGTGATTAATTTTTCTGATAATGAATCGCTCAACAGATCTCCTCCACACAATACCTTCAATGTTTTATCTCCTTCCCATCCGGCATGAAACAACATTTGATAGAAACTTGGAGTTGCCTGAATAATTGAAGGGTTTATTTCTTTTATTTTTTTAATAACCGAATTAGGATCTTCTAATGTTTCCTGGCTTGCAAGAAATACTGTTGCTCCTGAAATCAAAGGCGCAAAAAACTCTAAAACAGAAATATCAAAAGAATAAGTCGTAACCGAAAATAGTAGATCATGCGGCGTAACACCGGGCTTTTGCTGAATACTGGTTAAAAAATTAACGAGTGACTGATGTCCAATCTCTACCCCTTTCGGATTTCCGGTTGACCCTGACGTGTATATAATATAGGCAGCATCATCTGAAGACACTTTTGATTTGAAAGAACTATCAAAACATTCCATTTCTTCCAATACCTCTTCCAACTTTAGTGAAACTGGCGCACTAATTCCATTTGCTGTATATTTTTTTTCCGTAATAATTATTTGAGCTTTACTATTCCCGATGATGTAATTTAACCGATCTTTTGGAAAATTAGGATCAAGCGGAAGATAAGATCTACCCGACTTTAAGATTCCTAATAAAACTGCGATCATATTTACGGATCTGTCTAATAAAACTGCAATTGGTGATTTATCATGCTCTTCACTAATAGATAGTAAATAAGCTGCTATCTTATTGGACAATACATTCAGTTTTGCATAAGAAATCTCTTGATGATCATCTATAAGTGCAATTTTATCGGGTGCTTTACCCGCTTGTTCTTCAAATAAATCGAGAACGGTCTGATCATTTGGATAAGCTTTTTTCGTATTATTGAATTCTAAAAGCAACTGAGATTTTTCATGAGCTGAAAGGTAACTTAATGACTTCAATTCTTTTTGGGAATCTGCTAAAACGGAATCGATCAAATTTTCAAAGTGATTAACAATTCGGGAGATTTCAAAATCATCAAAATAATTTAGGTTATAATCAAAATCAATTCGGACATCTTCTGATGCATCAAATTCTCTAATGTAAATTGCTAATGCAACTCTTTCAGATTGATGACTTAAAGGGATGACACTAGTACCGGTATTACAAAAATTATCAGAATAATTTTGTTTTTCATAAGAAAGGCTAATATTAAATAGTCTCTCTTTCCCGCTAAACAATTGAAGCTCCTTAATTAATTTTCCTAAAGGCAGGCGCTGATGCCTGTAATCTTTTTTTAATTGATTTTTTATTTCAAGTACGAGACTTTCAAACGAAGTCTCTAAGTCTAATTGCATTCTTAAGGGAGATATCCCCATAAAAAGTCCTACCGTTTTTTTTGATGTTGCTTTACTTCTGTTTAAAACCGGCAAACCAATTGCAAAATCATAGTTTTGCTGCTTTCTTCCAAAATAGGTATATAATATTCCCAAAATAACATGAAATACAGACGATTTGCACTGTATTGCCAATTCACTCAGTAGATTATATTTATCTCTTCCAATCGTTAATTCCTTTCTGCTGCTTTTATTAGTTTGAGTAGCATTCCCTAATTTTTGAAATAAATTTTCGGGCAAATGTTTAAATTTTTCTGCCCAATAGTGTCTGTCTTCACTAAAAGATTCCGAATCCTGGTAAACTGCATCTTCCTGAACAAAATCCTGATAACTAAAAGGATATACTGTTTTAACCTCGCCAAACTCTAAAATTTCATTGTAATTTTTTACCAATCTCTGAAACATTAACGAAGTTCCCCATCCATCGGTAATGATATGATGATACACCGAAAATAAATAGTAAAAATCTTCTCGGATTTTTATTAAGGTAAAAACATGCAGCAGCTTATTATCAAATAAATTAAATACTTTAGAGAATTCTTTTTCAATATAATAATCTGCTTCTTCTTCCGAATTTCTTTTTCCCGAAAAATCAATAAAACCTAATTCTGAATTGTGGGTATCCAATATCTTAAATTCTACGTTCTCGTCGACTTTAGTTACTCTACCTCGGTAAGCATCATGTTGGTCTATAAGAACAACATACGCTTTTTTTAACACCTCAGTATCTATAATACCCCTAATTTCAATTTTGGCTCCAATGTTATATATTGGCTCATTAGGATATAATAATTGT
This window encodes:
- a CDS encoding alpha/beta hydrolase; this encodes MKKLIVLLVLCLCTTQLFSQSNSVRLEKTSSFFPEDESIKKENIDWFYLNVPENWDKPNRKQIKIAIAVLKSISKNNDSNSVLYIEGGPGAGGIEGIWSWLSHPLREKNDIILVDVRGTGNSLPKFCPDLGKVFLEILSKNQSSVEDEQQKVAAAIDCKEDLISRKIDLGAYNSKSIAKDFHALKEALKYKNWNIYGTSYGTYIAQVYSNDFPGDIKSIILDSSIPDIANSYYNTSTSKFMSSLEKVFAECKNNPDCNKEFPNLESTYYKTIEKISKRPITVKVDKKIIASGSFTYNVEDFKVCIQQSLYQKKLIEVIPLLIKQFNKEDKMALSSLVAAFSGALSLDYGAFYCVTCNEAFPFNSIEKFNKDAFQYDKLRGGLSFYKSDFLVCDKWNIDNVSIPAQINDLSRLATLKVPVLVFSGEFDPITPPAYGKLTVNKFKNGFLVNFPLSGHAPSFSKLGYKIVNDFIEKPQQKPDVRYLESDKKVHFVTDVEISEGVSNLANSVTNFNVLFFAPIFIAFIIMIISFFSFCYNLIKVKKDLNQNKFMKFLILCTSIIGLIVVIGLIVAINTTAQNNFYILVFGLPNKFNYLFVFQWIFILFTVISAIYFILRNKFISDRTIIVTILFSFILINVYFQYWGFLF
- a CDS encoding 4'-phosphopantetheinyl transferase family protein, whose protein sequence is MINIFYTNISEDFHKSLLEVYLPKFSSVYQARIRRYRRWQDAQVSLLGRILLFQSVKELYDRDYTDKDIKYSKYNKPYFSDTSIKFNISHSGEMVICALSDESEIGIDLELISNIPIDEFKSELTEEEWSKITIANNIQDAFFDFWTQKEAVVKAHGMGLAIPLKSFEIFDNVAKIDNESFYLKEIKIDEKYKCYISLLNDSTDICLTHKRIDPLTI
- a CDS encoding amino acid adenylation domain-containing protein produces the protein MKLTLPQQDIYYEQLLYPNEPIYNIGAKIEIRGIIDTEVLKKAYVVLIDQHDAYRGRVTKVDENVEFKILDTHNSELGFIDFSGKRNSEEEADYYIEKEFSKVFNLFDNKLLHVFTLIKIREDFYYLFSVYHHIITDGWGTSLMFQRLVKNYNEILEFGEVKTVYPFSYQDFVQEDAVYQDSESFSEDRHYWAEKFKHLPENLFQKLGNATQTNKSSRKELTIGRDKYNLLSELAIQCKSSVFHVILGILYTYFGRKQQNYDFAIGLPVLNRSKATSKKTVGLFMGISPLRMQLDLETSFESLVLEIKNQLKKDYRHQRLPLGKLIKELQLFSGKERLFNISLSYEKQNYSDNFCNTGTSVIPLSHQSERVALAIYIREFDASEDVRIDFDYNLNYFDDFEISRIVNHFENLIDSVLADSQKELKSLSYLSAHEKSQLLLEFNNTKKAYPNDQTVLDLFEEQAGKAPDKIALIDDHQEISYAKLNVLSNKIAAYLLSISEEHDKSPIAVLLDRSVNMIAVLLGILKSGRSYLPLDPNFPKDRLNYIIGNSKAQIIITEKKYTANGISAPVSLKLEEVLEEMECFDSSFKSKVSSDDAAYIIYTSGSTGNPKGVEIGHQSLVNFLTSIQQKPGVTPHDLLFSVTTYSFDISVLEFFAPLISGATVFLASQETLEDPNSVIKKIKEINPSIIQATPSFYQMLFHAGWEGDKTLKVLCGGDLLSDSLSEKLITGTFEVWNMYGPTETTIWSSMKKLQYPSQASTIGTPINNTQFYILDDFFNLQPVGVIGSIYIAGDGLAKGYYRNEVLTREKFIENPFEANTLLYETGDLGKWNIKGEIEFLGRKDNQIKIRGYRIEAGEIESKLNLISGIKDSVVIAKKGTQQDAILVAYIIKSSAEINIEKIISELKLVLPYYMIPGLIIPMEQFPLTPNNKIDRKALLEMEVYSGTEDNEFQAPNSELEKKLLKYWQEVLEINKPISKDVNFFAIGGHSLNSVRLIGLIAKELSFSVSFKTIFDYPTIETLAEYLEKLDPVYSVELVKSEYKEFYEVTPSQRNIWLASQKASISIAYNMFAAFSIEGNFELEKIEKAVNEIIKENEILRTNFVESGEGIYQKINAFSEVNFSIQTKNIEGLEVKDEVNKFRNTEFNLQNDLLIKLKILERKNNEYLLLFCTHHIIMDGLSLELFIKKIISNLGEKNNTNLKSSTETAFQFKDYSEWFNGYLKDNSFKNKLFWEKYLRNFHFKNSFERDFNLENDNRNGEEYFFELTEDVTNDLKKLVIDKKVTLYTVLIAVLKILIFKESNQTDICVGTVNSGRNRAEINDQIGMFAKTIVLRTPIEKNKTFLEIVKNVQRDLFEIEDYSDVPFEEIGKSVFDVMLVYQNPEFNFENIDDLKLTRYPVEGSYSRMPVVFNFYGSGKIVKGNVDFDRNLFDRESINAIVAKYNLILQEIIENPSQCVELMNIELELDKKDLYNFDFNF